From the Coffea eugenioides isolate CCC68of chromosome 1, Ceug_1.0, whole genome shotgun sequence genome, the window ACTACCCTTGCTTCCCTTGATTTAAGTGGGACCAAGCTTGAAAGCTCATTGTCCAGAGGTCTTTGGAACTTGACTTCCCTCCAACGCTTGGATTTTTCTTCGGACCAGTTGAATGGTTCACTGTCAGATGAGCTTTTCTATCTTAACAATCTCATTTCTCTGAACCTTGGCTGGAATCAATTCGGAGGCTTCTTGGAAGGAATTTGGAATTGGAGTTCCCTTACATCTTTGGATCTATCAGCGAATAACTTCACTACCTTCCTCCCAAGCCAATTATCCACTTTAACTGCCCTAATTTCACTTGATCTTGGCTCCAATTACTTTCGAGGTTCTATCCCAAGCTCTATTGCCAACATTTCCAACCTTCAATATCTTCGTCTGTCATATAACATCTTCCTTAGCTCCTCTTTACCAAGTGAAGTATTCACATTGAAGGACTTGATTACACTTGCTGCAAGTAGTAATCACTTAAATGGTCCAATTCCAAGCACAGTTGGCAACTGTAACAAGCTAGAAATCCTTTTGCTACATGATAATGCTCTATCTGGTTCAATTCCATCAAGTTTAGGAAGCTGTACCAAGCTCAAAGAACTTTCGCTATATGAAAATCCTCTATCTGGTTCAATTCCATCAAATTTAGGAAAACTGTCATCCTTAGAGCACTTGGATGTATCTCACAACAAACTCACTGGAACTCTTCCTGAAAGTCTTTGGTAGCTTGCCAAACTTGAATGGCTTATTATTGACGACAATTTAATAGAAGGTATTATGAGTGAGAGCTTTAATGTATTTTGATGCATCTGGAAACTCCTTGACCTTAAAAGTAAGTGCAAGTTGGACTCCTCGTGCCCAATTTAACACACTTCGATTGGGCTCATGGAAGCTGGGTCCCCAATTTCCTTCGGGATTTGAACTTGTCCTTCGCAGGAATTTTAGATACCATTCCACCTTGGTTATTCAATTCATTATTGGGATTTGTAGAGCTTTCTCACAATCAACTTCACGGTAAGAGTTCAAATATCTCTGAAGTTGTTAAAGGTTTATATGTGCATTATAGTCAAACATATTCAATGGCTATTCCCTCTTGAAACTTTCTCACAATCAATTTTATGGTAAAAGTTCAAATATCTCTAAAACTTTTAAAAGGTTTATATGCACACAACAATCAAACATATTCAATTGCCTACACACCAAATTAATTTATCATTGATTGACATATTTAGAACTTAATTGCCAACTATTTATTTTCAGGAGGTATCTCTCACATTTTGTGTGAAGTGAAGAATGAAAATCAGGTTCTTTGGTATTTGGATCTTAGGGAGAATTCTCTATCAGGAGAAATTCCTGACTGTTGGATGAATTACCCAAACTTGACTCACATCAACCTCAACAGCAATAACTTCACCGGAAGCATTCCAAGATCATTGTTTCGTTTGGAAGATCTGGATTATTTAGGCTTGGGTAATAACAGTTTCACAGGTCCGATAACCTTTGATTTTgtaaatcatgaataaataagTTTGGAATTCGGAACCCTACAGCAGACTTGTGGACCCATTTGATGTTTGATCCTATGGGTAAAAGTAAGATAGACATCAAAAGTGACTTTGTGTACTGTTGGCGATGTAATTGCAGGTGGTCATGCTGCCATCCCAAATCTTTCATAGAAaatgttataatttttaatagTGGTTAATGGTCTCTATTATATATTTGATGACACTGCGAATGACAATTACACCCCGTCCACTTGATATGAAccaaagaaaaagtaaaatgcATATCAAACTGTAAACCGGAAATGAACATCTTTATTGGGAGAAGTTCAGTTTTCTTTATTAGGCccaaccgttttgatcaaaataatttGGTCTCcaatatttttccttttctttttttttttgtcaaatttaggACAATAGACAATAATTCAATAATTCTCATGGTCAAAATCAATTTAcctttagccaacagttttTACTTTGCATTTTTTGCCCAACTATTTAGAGTTTGAATTGTTATCGTTTCTTAAGTTTTAAGTAATCATTATTAAGAGTTTTAGATAAAAAGATAAATGAATTAGATAAAAATTGTTTTAGACATGTATTACGAATACTGTTTAAACttcttttacttctttttttattttctttattttataaTGCCACTAGTTTCTCATATCTTTCTTCCCTTTTGGATTTATAGTTGGTCTCAAATTGGGCATACTACATGTGCTTATCATTTTGCACCATGAATGGTTAATTGATCATGAgttctctccttttctttcacatatattaattattaaacactcaattatattatatgtaAATTAGATTGATAAGCTAAcatatattttctttcttttttctctttacATTTCAATAGATTATCAAttaagtttgaaatgaaatatgtATTATACCAAATTATTTAGATTTTGTAATAAAATTATTTACAGACATGAAATTAGGTTCTAATATGAAGGGGAGGCACAAAAAAATTCAGAATCCATAAAAGTACGTCGTATTGATACTTACATTCATTAGTTATTTTAACCACAATTTTTAACCAAAAGCATTTCAAACACATCTCCACAAGTATTGCAATAATTTATGCACAAAGTGCGAGGCACGCCCAAAATTATAaccacaataaaaataatcaataatTATACCGAGACTCCTATGCCTAACTCATAAAATTCAGATCTAGTTCTAATAGGAGCCAAAGAATTTCACACTCAACAACTTtataataaaaagtaaaaaattaaaCCATCTCTCCCCAGCAAACCACCATTGCCATGACAGGTTGTAATACCTTCGCACATTAAtacatcaaagttttaagaaTTCAGCAACAACATgcttaattttgatttgaatcaaaatcaaaagtcaCATATTTAACCACATCTACTTAAAGCCAATTTCTAATATTTTTTGTAATGTTTGGAGGAATATTTTGATGTTAACAATAACCAAGGATGGACATTTTGAGGTTAGTATCCATATAATTGTTTAAACATCAACCTATTCCTAAAAATTTCCTAAACTGTATAAAAAAATTCTTCGATTAATAAATCACTCAAAAAACTTAAAAAGGTTTTTAAAAcctgtcaagaaaatatagAGCTAACCACTCAATGAATATAATGTCTCTACAAAACAATGCACCAAAGAGTTCCGACATTTTCTTTCTAGGAAAAATCAAATTACTACTCAAATACCAATGACTACAATATTTAATATCCCCAAAATGGTTAAagaaatttgagtttcaaaacTCAAAAACAAAATCCTAATTTTATAAAGCAAGAATTAACATGTTAGAATCCTTATACATATGGGACTTTTTGTCCACTACCTTTTCACATGTATAActtaaaaaaaagtatatacAGTCATGAATCATCAACTAAAAAAGTTTCTTGCACACACGATTGCCTTTGCACCTTGAATAAAGTAAGGCAACTTGTTCCAGCTAAAAGTTGTTTACTCACGCCAAATCAAATGGATTAAAGGGAtagtaaatttaaaattcatggATATACATTTTCTGGGCTCAAATGCCCAGGTATAACAAACATAGCTACCGTCCTACCTGACCTCTCGCCGTTTACAGTTTTCCATAAATCCCTTCTCTAATTCCAATTCCAtttatcaaaatcaaaataaggaaaaaagtgaaggttgaaAATATGATGGGGAATAAGTGTAATAAAGAGTAAAGTTTTAGCCACGTATTAGCTATTCTCCAGCATATAGTAGATGTTGTTTtaacccaacaaaaaaaaagaaaatgaaaaaactaaAAGGCATACCCAATTGCTGTATATGCTGTTGAGCGATTATATTTAAATTTATGAAATTTTTTATAAATTGGCATTACATGCAAACCATACATATGAAaagattattttaattttgaacaCAACAAATAGAACATCATGTACTTTTTGCACACTTCTTAAAGTGAATTTTGGAATGGGTCCGGATAGAAAAAATTTACTCTATAGTTTTAATCACATGATAAGGGTATTTAAATCGACTTTGTTAACTTGGCAAGTTGGTTGtttttttgtccatttttttgGACTTTATGGTTAACCATTTGTTAAGGTTCCTAGGGTAATAAGGTATTTAGCTTGATAATGGCTAAATGTGTGATATATTGTTGAATGTGTTTCATAGTGTTTTTGAGTCAATTCATAAGGCTAAACGATATAAATTgtccatttttttgtttctaattTGCACCTTGAGTTGATAGATGAATTTGTTGTGATTTTGTCATTTGAGATgcaaaatctcttttttttttaggtaaaaTGATCAAACTCAATTGGAAGTGAAACGGCGATCTAAAGCGAGGATTAGAAGTTTGAAAAGTCACAACAATGGCTAAAAGAAATGGTGCAAGTCAAGgatgaaaagcaaaaaaaaaaaaaaaagagagagagagagagagagaa encodes:
- the LOC113770581 gene encoding receptor-like protein 19; amino-acid sequence: MDFGLTTLASLDLSGTKLESSLSRGLWNLTSLQRLDFSSDQLNGSLSDELFYLNNLISLNLGWNQFGGFLEGIWNWSSLTSLDLSANNFTTFLPSQLSTLTALISLDLGSNYFRGSIPSSIANISNLQYLRLSYNIFLSSSLPSEVFTLKDLITLAASSNHLNGPIPSTVGNCNKLEILLLHDNALSGSIPSSLGSCTKLKELSLYENPLSGSIPSNLGKLSSLEHLDVSHNKLTGTLPESLW